The Elaeis guineensis isolate ETL-2024a chromosome 14, EG11, whole genome shotgun sequence genome has a segment encoding these proteins:
- the LOC105057490 gene encoding protein RALF-like 33, with product MAVRSSLLSHFFLLLAASIALLAATSEAVSASAAGSIGGGAAELGWIPGQTACRGTVAECIAGDEFDFESEISRRILASWRYISYNALRRDSVPCSRRGASYYNCRPGAYANPYHRGCSAITRCRR from the coding sequence ATGGCGGTGCGAAGCAGCCTTCTTTCccacttcttcctcctcctcgccGCCTCCATCGCTCTGCTCGCCGCCACTTCCGAGGCGGTCTCCGCCTCCGCCGCCGGGTCGATCGGCGGCGGCGCGGCCGAGCTGGGTTGGATCCCTGGCCAGACGGCGTGCCGGGGGACGGTCGCGGAGTGCATCGCCGGCGACGAGTTCGATTTCGAGTCGGAGATCAGCCGCCGGATCCTGGCTTCCTGGCGCTACATCAGCTATAACGCGCTGCGACGCGACAGCGTCCCTTGCTCTCGCCGCGGCGCCTCGTACTACAACTGCCGCCCCGGCGCCTACGCCAACCCCTACCACCGCGGCTGCTCCGCCATCACCCGGTGCCGGCGTTAg